A single region of the Phycisphaerae bacterium RAS1 genome encodes:
- a CDS encoding Adenosine monophosphate-protein transferase SoFic: MDPRSFVTDRAGDVRKTATGYWTFVPRRLPPEVEYTPRLTLLLSQADAALSELSGLGRYLPNPDLLIAPYVKREAVASSRIEGTQADLSDLLMDEIEPKRTPAGSDVLEVRNYVAALNRGLRQLDKLPLAGRLVRDLHKVLMQGVRGQERTPGEFRRSPNWIGPPGSTLTTATYVPPPPDPEMHECLKHWEVFVNQRGTMPELVQCALIHEHFEAIHPFLDGNGRIGRLLITLFLIERGRLSKPLLYLSSYIEQTKAAYYGALQRIRTHGDWPAWLQYFLTAVRDTGRSAIEQSQSILRLRDDFRGKLGKQHRALTLLDELFINPYTTVARACERLGVTAPTAQKTIAALENVGMLSEATGAKWGRVWLARPILKAVEATPPIADL; the protein is encoded by the coding sequence GTGGATCCAAGAAGCTTTGTGACCGACCGAGCCGGCGACGTGCGGAAGACGGCGACAGGTTACTGGACCTTCGTGCCCCGTCGTCTGCCGCCGGAAGTCGAATACACCCCGCGACTGACGCTGCTTCTCTCGCAGGCGGATGCGGCGCTGAGCGAGCTTTCGGGACTGGGGCGCTACCTGCCGAATCCCGACTTACTGATCGCGCCGTATGTGAAGCGCGAGGCGGTCGCGTCAAGCCGCATCGAAGGGACGCAGGCCGATCTTTCGGACTTGCTGATGGACGAAATCGAGCCGAAGCGCACGCCGGCTGGCAGCGACGTGCTGGAGGTGCGCAATTACGTTGCCGCGCTGAACAGGGGATTGCGGCAGCTCGACAAGCTGCCGCTGGCGGGGCGGTTGGTGCGCGATCTGCACAAGGTGCTGATGCAAGGCGTGCGCGGCCAGGAGCGCACGCCGGGCGAATTCCGGCGCAGCCCGAACTGGATCGGGCCGCCAGGCTCGACGTTAACGACGGCGACGTACGTGCCGCCTCCACCCGACCCGGAGATGCATGAATGCCTCAAGCACTGGGAGGTATTCGTCAACCAGCGCGGCACGATGCCCGAGCTGGTGCAGTGCGCTCTGATCCACGAGCACTTCGAGGCGATTCACCCGTTTCTGGACGGGAACGGGCGCATCGGCCGATTGCTCATTACGCTCTTCCTGATCGAGCGCGGGCGGCTGAGCAAGCCGCTGCTGTATCTGTCGAGCTACATCGAGCAAACGAAGGCCGCATACTACGGGGCGCTCCAGCGCATCCGCACGCACGGCGACTGGCCGGCGTGGCTGCAGTACTTCCTGACAGCGGTGCGCGACACCGGCCGCAGCGCGATTGAACAGAGCCAGTCGATCCTGAGGCTCCGCGACGATTTCCGAGGAAAGCTCGGGAAACAACACCGTGCGCTGACGCTGCTTGATGAGCTGTTCATTAACCCGTACACGACGGTCGCGCGTGCGTGCGAGCGCCTGGGCGTCACCGCGCCGACGGCTCAGAAGACCATTGCGGCGCTTGAAAACGTGGGAATGCTAAGCGAAGCAACCGGCGCGAAGTGGGGGCGGGTCTGGCTGGCGCGACCGATCCTGAAAGCAGTCGAAGCCACACCGCCGATCGCCGATCTCTAA
- a CDS encoding Peptidase S46, producing MTRRSHLRIGRAVVAGICLLSFTLPCPVRADEGMWLLNQPPTTALKERYGFEPSAQWLEHVQKSCVRIGASGSFVSADGLVMTNHHVGYRAVEKLSTAERNLLETGFYAARHEDELKCPDSDVEVLWTIEDVTARIEAAAKPGMPPAGALAARKAAMTAVEQEAEEKTKLHCEMVTLYQGARYHLYSYKRYTDVRLVFAPEEKIAFFGGDIDNFEYPRFNLDCCFFRVYENEKPLRPEHYLKWSSGGAAEGDLTFIAGHPARTRRLLTVDHLKFLRDVELPSILNRYWRRESQLQSFAGRDAEHARIASGEIRGIANSRKAFTGTLAGLMDPAVMQAKIDAEKKLRAAVDANPEYKAKWADAWDNIAKAEQAYRGYYLRHSSLEGRRSVLQSSLLGFARHIVRIAEEKPKPNEQRLREYTDAGLKTLEPDLYTEAPIYDVLEENKLASGLSFFVETFGGDDPLCVAALDGKSPIARARELVSGTKLKDVAVRKQLVAGGQEAVSKCDDPMIRFAASIDKEARALRKRHEDEVESVEKANYAKIAAAQFATLGDAIAPDATFTLRLSFGQVTGYGEGDRKIAPFTDFAGLYERFKERKGAAPFDLPERWLNPERSVKLDTPFNFVCTADIIGGNSGSPVFNKAGEVIGLVFDGNIHGLVWDVAFTQVQGRAVAVDSRAIIEALRSVYNAEGLVRELTGEAGGHATR from the coding sequence ATGACACGAAGATCGCATCTCCGCATCGGCCGCGCTGTTGTCGCGGGAATCTGCCTTCTTTCATTCACCCTGCCCTGCCCTGTCCGGGCCGACGAGGGCATGTGGTTGCTCAACCAGCCGCCGACCACGGCGCTGAAAGAGCGCTACGGCTTCGAGCCATCAGCTCAGTGGTTGGAGCACGTGCAGAAATCGTGTGTGCGGATCGGGGCGTCCGGCTCGTTCGTTTCAGCGGACGGCCTGGTGATGACCAATCACCACGTCGGCTACCGGGCGGTTGAGAAGCTGAGCACGGCCGAGCGGAACCTGCTGGAGACGGGTTTCTACGCGGCGCGGCACGAGGACGAGCTGAAGTGCCCGGACAGCGACGTCGAAGTTCTATGGACGATCGAGGACGTCACGGCCCGAATCGAGGCGGCGGCCAAACCCGGCATGCCGCCGGCCGGGGCGCTGGCCGCGCGCAAGGCCGCGATGACCGCGGTCGAGCAGGAGGCCGAGGAGAAGACCAAGCTGCACTGCGAGATGGTGACGCTCTACCAGGGGGCCCGCTACCACCTCTACAGCTACAAGCGCTACACCGACGTGCGGCTGGTCTTCGCTCCGGAGGAAAAGATCGCCTTCTTTGGCGGCGACATCGACAACTTCGAGTATCCGCGCTTCAACCTGGACTGCTGTTTCTTTCGCGTTTACGAGAATGAGAAGCCGCTGCGGCCGGAGCACTACCTGAAATGGAGCAGCGGCGGCGCGGCTGAGGGCGACCTGACCTTCATCGCCGGCCATCCGGCCCGCACGCGGCGGCTGCTGACCGTGGATCATCTGAAGTTCCTGCGCGACGTGGAGTTGCCGTCGATTCTCAATCGCTACTGGCGGCGCGAGAGCCAGCTTCAGTCATTCGCGGGGCGCGACGCGGAGCACGCCCGCATCGCCTCGGGCGAAATCCGCGGCATCGCCAACAGCCGCAAGGCCTTCACCGGCACGCTGGCGGGGCTGATGGACCCGGCGGTGATGCAGGCCAAGATCGACGCGGAAAAGAAGCTGCGGGCGGCGGTCGACGCGAATCCGGAATACAAGGCGAAGTGGGCGGATGCATGGGACAACATCGCCAAGGCGGAGCAGGCGTACCGCGGCTACTACCTGCGGCATTCGTCGCTGGAGGGGCGGCGCTCGGTGCTGCAATCGTCGCTGCTGGGTTTCGCGCGGCACATCGTCCGCATCGCCGAGGAAAAGCCCAAACCGAATGAGCAGCGGCTGCGCGAGTACACCGACGCGGGGCTGAAGACGCTGGAGCCGGACCTGTACACCGAGGCGCCGATCTACGACGTGCTGGAGGAGAACAAGCTGGCCAGCGGGCTTTCGTTCTTCGTTGAGACTTTCGGCGGGGATGATCCGCTGTGCGTGGCGGCGCTGGACGGCAAGTCGCCGATCGCGCGGGCGCGCGAGCTCGTGAGCGGCACGAAGCTGAAGGACGTCGCAGTGCGCAAGCAGCTTGTCGCCGGCGGGCAGGAAGCGGTGTCGAAGTGCGACGATCCCATGATCCGCTTCGCGGCGTCAATTGACAAGGAGGCGCGCGCGTTGCGCAAGCGGCACGAAGACGAGGTGGAGAGCGTTGAGAAAGCCAACTACGCCAAGATCGCCGCCGCCCAGTTCGCCACGCTGGGCGACGCCATCGCGCCGGATGCGACCTTCACGCTGCGGCTGTCGTTCGGCCAAGTGACGGGGTACGGCGAGGGCGACCGCAAGATCGCCCCGTTCACGGATTTCGCCGGCTTGTATGAGCGCTTCAAGGAGCGCAAGGGCGCCGCGCCGTTTGACCTGCCGGAGCGCTGGCTCAACCCGGAGCGCAGCGTGAAACTGGACACACCATTCAATTTTGTCTGCACCGCGGACATCATCGGCGGCAACTCGGGCAGCCCGGTGTTCAACAAGGCGGGTGAGGTGATCGGCCTGGTGTTCGACGGGAACATTCACGGGCTGGTGTGGGACGTCGCGTTCACGCAGGTGCAGGGCCGGGCGGTCGCGGTCGACTCGCGGGCGATCATCGAGGCGCTCCGCAGCGTGTACAACGCCGAGGGGTTGGTGCGCGAGCTAACGGGCGAGGCGGGCGGGCACGCGACGCGTTAA
- a CDS encoding Nucleotidyltransferase domain protein produces the protein MVARSPNGLPALAAPLDEIVRRIVAAIDPDRIILFGSRARGTARADSDYDLLVVKDTAERTLPLERAAYRAMKGLVAGIDILVETPARVCRLAASWGNVVGDAVREGTTIYERG, from the coding sequence ATGGTCGCACGATCGCCAAATGGGTTGCCCGCGCTCGCGGCGCCGCTGGACGAGATTGTGCGGCGGATCGTGGCGGCCATTGACCCGGATCGGATTATTCTCTTCGGCTCGCGGGCGCGGGGGACGGCGCGGGCCGACAGCGATTATGACCTGCTGGTGGTGAAGGACACGGCGGAGCGAACGCTGCCACTGGAGCGGGCAGCGTATCGGGCGATGAAGGGGCTGGTCGCGGGAATCGACATTCTGGTTGAGACGCCCGCGCGAGTCTGTCGGCTTGCGGCAAGTTGGGGCAACGTGGTGGGCGACGCCGTTCGAGAGGGGACGACCATCTATGAGCGCGGCTGA
- the metB gene encoding Cystathionine gamma-synthase has translation MNLPIHEPDNEPFIPRRPSDDLPSQVGFETICTHFGEASHVVGGPAAVPIYQASTFLFPDAEAFEKRKAAGSPYYEYTRVGNPTTAVLEAKLARLEQAEWCFCLSSGMAAISAAINACVHAGAHVVCAERCYWPTARYLRNYLPRFGVTTTFVNSIDPADYIAAIRPETKLIYIESPTSGTMEILDVRSITAEARRRGIPVAFDNSWASPFYQTPLELGCDLVVHSATKYIGGHSDVVAGVVCGRDEQLRRRVFREVELVGGTIDPFAAWLLIRGVRTLGVRLEQHQRSGLAVARFLAQHPSVRRVRHPGLESDAGHALALRQMRGFGGLFSFELHEQSREATHRFIDRLKLFSIGVSWGGHESLVLGGNFWSQDSQMPAWMIRLYVGLETTEDLVEDVRMALEK, from the coding sequence ATGAACCTTCCCATTCACGAACCGGACAACGAACCGTTCATCCCGCGCCGGCCGAGCGACGATTTGCCATCGCAGGTCGGCTTCGAGACGATCTGCACGCACTTTGGCGAGGCGAGCCACGTTGTCGGCGGGCCGGCGGCGGTGCCGATCTACCAGGCGTCCACGTTTCTCTTTCCCGACGCGGAGGCGTTTGAGAAGCGCAAGGCGGCCGGCAGCCCGTATTACGAATACACACGCGTCGGCAATCCGACCACGGCTGTTCTGGAGGCCAAGCTTGCCAGGCTCGAACAGGCGGAGTGGTGCTTTTGCCTTTCGTCGGGCATGGCGGCGATCAGCGCTGCGATCAACGCGTGCGTGCATGCCGGCGCACACGTCGTGTGTGCCGAGCGGTGCTACTGGCCGACGGCCCGATACTTGCGAAACTACCTGCCGCGTTTCGGCGTGACGACCACGTTCGTCAACAGCATCGATCCCGCGGATTACATCGCCGCCATCCGCCCTGAGACGAAGCTGATCTACATCGAAAGCCCGACCAGCGGCACGATGGAGATACTCGACGTGCGCTCCATCACGGCCGAGGCCCGCCGCCGCGGAATTCCCGTTGCGTTCGATAATTCCTGGGCCTCGCCGTTCTACCAGACGCCGCTGGAGCTGGGCTGCGACCTGGTGGTGCACAGCGCCACGAAGTACATCGGCGGTCACAGCGACGTGGTGGCGGGCGTGGTGTGCGGGCGCGACGAGCAACTTCGCCGCCGCGTGTTCCGCGAGGTGGAGCTGGTGGGCGGGACGATTGATCCGTTCGCCGCGTGGCTGCTGATTCGCGGCGTGCGGACGCTGGGCGTGCGGCTGGAGCAGCATCAGCGCAGCGGTCTGGCGGTGGCGCGATTCCTGGCGCAGCATCCGAGCGTGCGCCGCGTGCGGCATCCGGGGCTGGAGTCCGACGCGGGGCATGCACTGGCCTTGCGGCAGATGCGCGGCTTCGGCGGGCTGTTCAGTTTCGAGCTGCACGAGCAGTCGCGCGAGGCGACGCACAGGTTCATCGACCGCCTGAAGCTGTTCAGCATCGGCGTGAGCTGGGGCGGGCACGAGAGCCTGGTTCTGGGCGGCAATTTCTGGAGCCAGGATTCGCAGATGCCGGCGTGGATGATCCGGCTGTACGTGGGATTGGAGACGACGGAGGATTTGGTGGAGGATGTGCGGATGGCGCTGGAGAAGTAG
- a CDS encoding HEPN domain protein, with translation MARAHSNLIRAKVGHGVAGVLLEDLCFDLQQAAEKALKGLLVARTRGYPKTHSISELLALHERAGVHVPAALDAAIELTAYAVRTRYPGMAAVTEEEYAAALKVTEEVVSVRRWQQRNRSTHRRDADAPR, from the coding sequence TTGGCGCGGGCGCACAGCAATCTCATTCGCGCCAAGGTGGGGCATGGTGTCGCGGGCGTTCTGCTAGAGGACTTGTGTTTTGATTTGCAGCAGGCGGCCGAGAAGGCACTGAAAGGACTGCTCGTTGCGCGAACACGGGGCTACCCCAAGACGCACTCGATCTCCGAATTGCTGGCGCTTCACGAACGGGCCGGCGTGCACGTCCCGGCGGCGCTTGATGCGGCGATCGAGTTGACGGCCTACGCGGTACGAACGCGCTATCCGGGCATGGCGGCGGTGACGGAGGAAGAGTACGCAGCGGCGCTGAAAGTCACAGAGGAAGTCGTTAGCGTGCGACGTTGGCAGCAGCGAAATCGTAGCACGCACCGGCGGGACGCCGATGCTCCCCGCTAG